CGCTGCTGGTGACAGTGCTGCCGGAGCAGTGGGAGCTGCCCTCCTACATCACCATCATCATCCAGATGGCCAACGTGGGGCCGCTCTTCGTCACCCTCATGCACCGCTTCTGGCCCGGCCTGCTGAAGGAGGTGGCCGTTATCTACGTGGTCGTGTCCCTGGGCGTCATggcctgcctgctgctggccttcctCTGGAACCAGACGTCCCTCATCGCAGGGACGCTCCACAGCACTGCATTCCTCATCCTCACTTTCTTCCTGGCCCTGGTGGACTGCACCTCCTCCGTCACATTCCTGCCCTTCATGATGCAGCTGGAGCCCCAGTACCTCACCACCTTCTTCATCGGGGAAGGGCTCAGCGGGCTGATCCCCGCTCTCATCGCCCTGGGCCAGGGCTCTGGCATCTCCAGCTGCGTCAACGTCACCCGCTTGGTCAACATCACCTCCGGCAACAAGACCGTGGAGAGCGTTATCTTCCAGATGGAGACTCGCTACCTCCCAGCCAACTTCTCCAccctcctctttttcctcctcatgaCTGGGATGATGGCGGCCTGCCTGGTGGCCTTCTTCTTCCTCGCCAGGCAGCCTAAGGTATGGGAGCTGTCGCAGCAGCAGTTGTTTCCCAGCACCATCATACTCAGTTCCTTTGACCAGATCCCCGAGGACGGAGCTGGCTCGGGGCGAGGCGGAGGCTACCCGTGCCCAAAGAAAACCAGGCGGACCATGGAAGACCACCTGGAGACGGTCTCCTACCCGCTGGCCAAGCTCACCTTCATCTACCTCCTCATCGCCTGGGTGAGCTCCCTGACCAACGGGGTCCTGCCGTCGGTGCAGTCCTACTCCTGCCTGCCCTACGGCAACACCGCCTACCACCTCTCGGCCACCCTCAGCTCCATGGCCAACCCCCTCGCCTGCATCGTGGCCATGTTCCTGCCCGGCAGGTGGGTACGGAGCCCCAAAACAGACCcattttggggtgctggggaagaaaaggtgcctcctccctgggctgggctggcatTCCCCAGTGTCACCCGCCTGTCCCTTGCAggtccctggccctgctgggcgCCCTCACCTtggcagggacaggctttggTGCCTACAACATGGCCATCGCGGTGATGAGCCCCTGCCCGCTCCTGCAGCAGTCCCAGTGGGGCGACGCCGTCATCGTAAGTCTTGGGGGTCCCTCAGCCCCGGGGAGGTCTCGGGGGCCACCccacggccccgcagccccgctgaCCGCTCTCCCCTGCGCCACCAGGTCCTCTCCTGGGTGCTCTTCACCGGGACGCTCTCCTACGTGAAGGTGATGGCCGGGGTGATCCTGCGGAGCCGCAGCCACAGCGCGCTGGTGTGGTACGGGGCGGTGGAGCAGCTGGGCTCCCTGCTGGGCGCCCTGCTCATGTTCCCCCTCGTCAACATTTACGGCTTCTTCACGTCCGCCGACTACTGCAGCCTGCAGTGCCCGGCGTGAGCGCCGCGTCCCTCTCGCGTTCAAACAAATAGAAGGAGATTGCTCAGCCCTACGGCCTCCGCACCGAcctgctgcccccccagcaCGCCCCGCGGCACCGCGGCCCCGCACCCCTGGGGGCACGGAggggctgcctgtgctgtgtcgttccccccctccccccccgccccggggctgcccagGTGCTCCATATCAAACCAGCACAGGGGTGTCGGGTGTGAAGCGGTGCTGGGGCCACcgctcttcccttccctggggGTCTTGGTGGCGTTTTGCGTGGTGTCCCCCCAGGACCCCGTGCAccccctcagcaccctctgTGCCGTCTGGCCCCCGATAATcttcccattcccattcccaTGCTgtggcagagggcagcagctgcccccggGATGGGGGGGCTGGAGGCGGCTGGGGAAAGCAGGGACAAatgtgcccccccccgggggggcaaAGAGACCAGATTTGCTGTCAGGGGGGCAGACAACAGCTTTTATAGCAACGGGGGACACCGAGGCACGGTGGGTCGGGGTGACCTGCCCAGGGTTTTCCATCCTCTGCTGGGGCCCCGGCCGTGCTCTCCACTCTCTCCCCATCGCCCTGCACCCCAGagcacccccagcagcccccctgcACCCAGATGGGCAGCACAGGAGGAGAGGGGCGGCAGCACACGGCCCCCTGCCCGGGCACGCTGCTGCGTGGCAAGGGGCAGCAGGGGACCGGTGCCAGGTCCGTGCCACCTGGCACCCGGCTGCACCCAGGCCCTGCTAACGGGGGACACAGggaggggggcaccggggggggccAGGCAGCCCCCAGGCCGGGCAGCACCCGGTCGCCGCACGCGCGTGCGCCCCTTCCCCGGGGCACGAGGCAGCCGGGCCTTTGTCCCCAGCTCTTTGTCTGGCAATCTGCTCCCGTCGGGACCGCCGCGCCAGCCCCGCGCCGCTGTGCCTTAACCATGCAGATCCCAGCTCCCGGCCCCGGCTGCGTCCCGGCCGCCTCCGGGAAGGACGCGGGTGGAATTGATAATCGCCCGCCGCCTGCTCGGGGGGTCCCGCAGCCCCGGCTcagccccctcccagctccgTGTGTCCTTCAGGATCCGGCCCCGTGGGCATTTGGGAGGGtgtgaggagagaggagggggctgaggagcagcaggaggtgtgggggcgctgcggggaggggggggcttGTCCCGTCCTGGGAGCCGGATGCGTCCCACACCCCTTGCAAGGAGCTGACGGGGGGGGTTCCAGCCCCCTCCCTGCACCCCAGGTTCCCCTGGGGATGCTcctgcccacccagccccacagccaggaGTCCCCAGAGACCCTCGCCCAGCGgacccccgccgccccctccctccctcccgcccccccaGCGCCACGGGGGAACAatcgccccccagccccgcgaGCGAGGGGAATTATTTCCATACAGCTGCTCGGGAAGGCACGGATTCAGCCGTCACCCAGGCGCGCTCCAGGAGAGAGCCCGGGCCTTTCTTCTTGGCTCTCCCCACCGCAACCATGGCGGGGGCAGGCCGGGGGGGGCCCAGCCGTGCTGCAGTCAGCAATATTAGCACAGCTCCTCAGGCCTGATTGCGGGTTATTAACATACATTATCTCAGTCCCCTGCCTCTGAAAGGAGCCAGTTcctatccccccccccccagcttctcTCaccgccctccctcccccccgtCTTTTACACTTAATTACCTCCCTTATTACACCACAgcctggagaggggaaaaaaaaaatcccagggCAGCGGGCGGGCAGGCAGGCCCGGCCCAACTAGGGCGTAAGTAATCGCCCGTCCTGCAGACGTGCCTTCAAGGAAGGCGGCCGCACGCACGCGGAGAAATAAATCggggcgcagcggggccgggagcgatgccggggcggccccggggctgcacCTCGGGGAGACGTGACCTTGGCCTTGGCACGGCCGGACCCGCCGTGCCACGGGGCCAGATGGGGTCAGGTTGAGAAGGGGAGAGAGCCCTGGAGCTGTGGGGGGAGCGGGATGGGAGCCCCAGCCTGGGGTGGGCTGCGGGGTGCCCTGGACTGTCCTGAGCTGTGGGATGCTGTGGGGTGCCCTGGGCTATGGGATGCTGCAGGGTATGGGGTGCCCTGGGTTATGGGATGCTGTGGGCTACGGGGTGCCCTGAGCTATGGGATGCTGCACAATATGGGGCAATGCCAGGCTACGGGGTGTCCTGGGCtatggggtgctgtggggtgccCTGAGCTATGGGATGCTGCGCAATATGGGTCAATACCAGGCTAGGGGGTGTCCTGGGCTGTGGGGTGCCACACAAAGCACATCCagagctgcccccagctcctggcacaggTAAAGGAGCGcggggctgccagctcctgcccagctccagcaccaggctgcaCCCGGGGGCACTGCTCTTGTCCCCCCGACACCGTGTCCCTAGCTGAAGGGCTAAGGGGGGGCCATCAGCAGGGCATGGATGTGCCCCAGTTCCCCCACACCGGCCGTGCCAGCGCTCTGCCTGCGGCTGACGGATCACGGACCGCTACTGCTGAGCGCTGCAACGCACTCGGAGCGCAGGGCTCTGGCAGGGCCATGGGGAGGGGGATGCTTGGGGGGGCACCGGCTTCGAGGAGGATTGCAAAGGGGCTGGGGACCCTAAGGGGGTGGCAGGGtaggggtgctgggggtgcggGTCCTTTGTGCTGGGTCCTCCTCTCACTGTGCCCCCTTGGCCACCTCCAGCTGGTGCAGAAGCCCCGGGCACGCTCCGGGGTTCCCATTGGggctccccagctctgctgagcagcttgGGGGGCACAGGGTGGCTGTGACGGGGTCCCCTacggcctgggggggggggcacggtgGGGGGCAGAACCCCTCCGGCAGGGTCCCCCGGGGTCACCTGCGAGCCCCAGGGAGAGGCAGCTTGGGACCGCAGCGGGACGGGGCCTCATCCTGCACCGGGGGGGGCGCAGCGAGCGGGGGAGTGGGGGCTCGGTGGGGAACAATGCACGGCCACGAGCCCGCTGCTGCGGTGGGCTGCGGAGGTCACGGCGCTTCCCCcgggacagggatggggacagggccaCGGAAAGGGACAGAAGgtggggaagggatggggaaaggggatggggacaggggaaggggggcagcgggcaggggtGGGGGCAGGACAGATGGGACAGGGGtgaggggctgggaaggggaatggggacagggagcaggagaaggggcgagggaagaggaaaggggtcagcggggagggacgggggcAGAGATGAGGACAGGGAAGAGGGATGGGAACGGGGACAGGGAACAGGGTTAGGAGCAGGgaacagggatggggacaggggacgggAACCGGGACAGGGAACGGGGACAGGGACGGCGACGGGGACGCCCTCGTAACCCACCCCCCCACACCTTTTGCAGGCCCtgggggctggcggcggggagACAAAggcggcaggaggaggcagccgccccccgccaccccccccccccccacgtccccGCGTGTCCCCATTGTCcgcggcggggggaggcggggagcggggaccccccccccccccgtgccacAGCGCCCGGCGCTaccgggggggctcggggggggctcggggcgcgGCCGGGCGGAGcggccccctcccccccccgccgcctgccttcctccccctcctcctcctcctcctcctcctcctcctcctcttcctcctcctctcctcctcctcctcccgccgcccgcccctcgCACTCGGTTCCCCGCTCCTCGCCTCCCGCACGCCCGGCCCGGAGCGGGGCCGGTGACGGCGCACGGAGCccgcccggggctgcccggtgccggtgccggtacCGGTACCGGTGCCGGTACCGGAGCTGTCCAGTGCTGAAGGctccggcccggccccgccatgCCCCGCTCCTTCCTGGTGAAGAAGCTGAAGGCGGACGCGTTCCCGGTCGCCGGGGTCCCCGCGCCCCCCTACGCCCCCCTGGAGCCCCCCTAcgcgctgcccggccccgccgccggcgaTGGTGagtgcggggccgggggctccggggccgccccccccaccccccaccccgtgctATTGTGTGAGCCCGGCGGGGCAGAGGGCGGGGAGGCCGGGGGAAGGCGagccgggggggctgggggtgacagggggggttttggggggctcCGGGGCGCTGGGACGTGGGGCAGGGTCAGGGCGACGGGGGCGTGACGGGCGGGGGTCCCCCCGCTGTGCCCCGCGGGTGGGAGCCGGGAGGGGAtcggggggcagggggcagtgTGACAGCATCGGGGGGCTCGTCCCTGTTGGgtttgtgccccccccccccccccggcgggggTCACCAGCCCCTGCCGAAGTTGGTCCTTGGGGACGCGTCCCCTCGGTGACAGCGGCAGCCCGGGGGGCACCCCTGGCTGGAGCCGGGTCCCCCCACGACTGGGGGGCAATGGGGCTGGTTCCTTCCCACGGCAAGTTATTTTGGGGGGGCACAAAGCAGCCGGGGCGAGGGCAGGGGCCGGGAGCAGGCTGCTCGCCGTGCCTGTGGCTTTCATTGTTCGCGGCGGTGCCCTGAGCCCCTCGGAGAGCTCGGAGCAGGCTGTCACCTCCCGGGGCGCGGGGAGCAGCCGCGCACAGCGGGaagggggagcgggggggggggggggcagcacacacacaccccccagCACTGGGAGGGGTGCGAAGGGCTGGGCAGGAAGGTGCTGAGTCCCCAGAGGGTCCCCAGAGCCCTGACCTGCGAGGTGACACCGGGCAGGGCTCTGGGAGCCACCAGCGCTTGGCAGAGACCCCcggcggggcagccccgggggtcTGCCCTGGAAGCGGGGACCAGGGATTTTCATCCCAGGCCATGgcctggctgctcccagctgctcgGGGACCCTCAGCCTGAGCTGGATGCACGGatgggcctgatcctgccacACAGGACCCGGGGCTGCCCGAGCGCTGCgttgctgccccccccccccccctttctgcTGCACACTGCTCCCCAGCAAAGGGGTTTCTGCCACCAGGGCAGGGCTGCGATGCTCACCCGGCCCGGGGGGGTCCTCAGCTCCCCCCGCCTGGTCGGGAGCCAGAAGCCGGTGGGGGAGggatgtgctgcagctgggcagaaGCTGCCGACGCTGCTCTCCTGGAAATAACCTTGCTGCATGCTCGGAGGCAGCGTGAGAAATTGCTGAGCGGAGCGCTTTCTGCACAGCCCGTGCGAGCGCACTGTCAGCAGGGCGCGGGGagcgaggggggggggccgggctgTGCCCCCGCCTCACGGACCCCTCCCCACCGTAGCACAGGGACCCCCGGCCTCGAGGGGACAAACCGTGGTGGCCCCGGCTGCATCTTGCCCCCGACAGCTGAGATGGGGGGGTCCCACAGGCAGGAGGGGTCTGGGATCAGGGATGGTTTGCAGGGCCCcagcggggggggggcgttCACGCTGTCCCGCTGGCACACACCggccctggggaccccagcCATGCACCAagcccctgcccctggcagAGCACGCTGTCcccaccagcagggctgcatCCTCTGAAGCGGCTGGCCAGGGCCATTGCGCACAACGCAGGTGACTGCCAGGACCAAGACAGGGACCCTGGGGTGGAAGCCGTGTCCTCCCCCCCCATCCTTAGCCACCAGCCCAGCAGGGAGCCCCTCGGAGCACGCGGCGCAGTGACCGTCGTGTGCTGGCAGTGGAGGGAAGGGGACATCCACGTGGTGCCTGCTCGGGCACGGGCCAAGCGTCACCTGCCCAGAGCCTGGCCCCGAGCAGACGTGCACCAGTGTCACACAGGGCGACACGACTGTGTGGCATCAgagccccccctgcccctgggGTCTGTGGGTCCCTGTCCCCAGTGGGAGCCCAGGGTTAGGGCGCAGCCTCTGGGTGCCACGAGTGCCACGTTCcctgggggagatggggggagACGGGGGGAGATGGGGTGACCTCCCCAGGCCCTTCTGTGCTCGCCTCCCCCTGGAGAAggagaggtgaggaaggagcaGCGCCCACGGCCCCAGTGGGAGGATGTGGGTGCTGACAGCCCCCAGAGGCTGATGGATCCAGGGGCTGCgcagggctgcagcatcccGGGGTACCCAgtccccaccagccctgctccccggGCGTCCCCACGGGCTGGGTCCCATCCTGCCAGCAGACACGCGCTGTGACCGGAGCCAGGGCAGGCTCGGCCCTTGTGCAGATGAGGAcagggggacctgggggggCCACCTCAGTTTGCACCCCCGTTGGGTGTTTTTGGCTCACGGCTCGCCCCCCTTCCCCGGTGGAGCCGGTGCaggggcagagcctggcccGGGGACGGTGACCCGGCCGTGTCGTCCCCGCAGGGTacctccagcactgcctggcTCCTGCCGCCTACGACTCCGACAAGAAGCAGGGGCTGCCGCCGGCGCCTCCGGACCCAGCCTACGCGCCCGGCCAGGAGGAGTACAGCGACCCCGAGAGCCCCCAGTCCACCTTCTCCGCCCGCTACTTCAACGGGGAGGCGGCGGTGACGGACAGCTACTCCATGGACGCCTTCTTCATCACCGACGGGCGGTC
This genomic window from Cygnus olor isolate bCygOlo1 chromosome 16, bCygOlo1.pri.v2, whole genome shotgun sequence contains:
- the SLC52A3 gene encoding solute carrier family 52, riboflavin transporter, member 3 isoform X1: MALLTHLLACVFGTGSWVAINGLWVELPLLVTVLPEQWELPSYITIIIQMANVGPLFVTLMHRFWPGLLKEVAVIYVVVSLGVMACLLLAFLWNQTSLIAGTLHSTAFLILTFFLALVDCTSSVTFLPFMMQLEPQYLTTFFIGEGLSGLIPALIALGQGSGISSCVNVTRLVNITSGNKTVESVIFQMETRYLPANFSTLLFFLLMTGMMAACLVAFFFLARQPKVWELSQQQLFPSTIILSSFDQIPEDGAGSGRGGGYPCPKKTRRTMEDHLETVSYPLAKLTFIYLLIAWVSSLTNGVLPSVQSYSCLPYGNTAYHLSATLSSMANPLACIVAMFLPGRSLALLGALTLAGTGFGAYNMAIAVMSPCPLLQQSQWGDAVIVLSWVLFTGTLSYVKVMAGVILRSRSHSALVWYGAVEQLGSLLGALLMFPLVNIYGFFTSADYCSLQCPA
- the SLC52A3 gene encoding solute carrier family 52, riboflavin transporter, member 3 isoform X2; its protein translation is MALLTHLLACVFGTGSWVAINGLWVELPLLVTVLPEQWELPSYITIIIQMANVGPLFVTLMHRFWPGLLKEVAVIYVVVSLGVMACLLLAFLWNQTSLIAGTLHSTAFLILTFFLALVDCTSSVTFLPFMMQLEPQYLTTFFIGEGLSGLIPALIALGQGSGISSCVNVTRLVNITSGNKTVESVIFQMETRYLPANFSTLLFFLLMTGMMAACLVAFFFLARQPKIPEDGAGSGRGGGYPCPKKTRRTMEDHLETVSYPLAKLTFIYLLIAWVSSLTNGVLPSVQSYSCLPYGNTAYHLSATLSSMANPLACIVAMFLPGRSLALLGALTLAGTGFGAYNMAIAVMSPCPLLQQSQWGDAVIVLSWVLFTGTLSYVKVMAGVILRSRSHSALVWYGAVEQLGSLLGALLMFPLVNIYGFFTSADYCSLQCPA